A single window of Butyricicoccus intestinisimiae DNA harbors:
- a CDS encoding aspartate kinase, which yields MKKVVKFGGSSLASAEQFQKVGEIIRADESRVYVVPSAPGKRFSDDTKVTDMLLHAYDLASQGKDIAEQMAAIKARYMEIIEGLHLENFSLDEDFAIIEEQLRNDPQKDYTASRGEYLNGKIMAEYLGIEFIDAQDVIFFNEEGNLNPYKTERVLGARLAEASRAVIPGFYGLGKDGNVKTFSRGGSDVTGSIVAQACKADIYENWTDVSGFLVADPRIVDDPISIRYITYRELRELSYMGASVLHEEAIFPVRHCGIPINIRNTNRPQDPGTWIVETTGQKPDYVVTGIAGKKGFCTILVTKAMMNSEVGFGRKVLQALEDNNISFEHMPSGIDTMTVIVHEDEFMNKEQQVISAIHRLAKPDSVEIESDYALVAVVGRGMRSASGTAAKLFSSLAGAGVNVRMIDQGSSELNIIIGIKNDDFDKAIRAIYDGFVRNQTK from the coding sequence ATGAAAAAGGTTGTAAAGTTTGGCGGCAGTTCTCTTGCCAGCGCTGAACAGTTTCAGAAGGTAGGAGAGATCATCCGGGCGGATGAGAGTCGCGTATACGTCGTTCCGTCCGCACCGGGCAAGCGTTTCTCTGACGATACGAAGGTGACCGATATGCTGCTCCATGCATACGATTTGGCTAGTCAGGGCAAGGACATTGCCGAGCAGATGGCTGCCATCAAGGCTCGCTATATGGAGATTATTGAAGGTCTGCATTTGGAGAATTTCTCTCTGGATGAGGATTTTGCAATCATTGAAGAACAGCTGCGCAATGACCCGCAGAAGGACTACACGGCATCTCGCGGCGAGTATCTCAACGGCAAGATTATGGCAGAGTATCTGGGCATCGAATTTATCGACGCACAGGATGTCATTTTCTTCAACGAGGAAGGCAATCTGAACCCGTACAAAACCGAACGCGTGCTGGGTGCTCGTCTGGCAGAGGCTTCCCGCGCAGTCATTCCGGGCTTCTACGGCTTGGGCAAGGACGGCAACGTCAAGACCTTCTCCCGCGGCGGCTCTGATGTCACTGGTTCTATCGTTGCACAGGCGTGCAAGGCGGATATTTACGAGAACTGGACCGATGTTTCCGGCTTCCTCGTAGCTGACCCGCGCATCGTAGACGATCCGATCAGCATCCGTTATATCACCTATCGCGAGCTGCGTGAGCTGTCTTACATGGGTGCTTCGGTTCTGCATGAAGAAGCAATCTTCCCGGTTCGTCACTGTGGTATTCCGATCAACATCCGCAACACCAATCGTCCGCAGGATCCAGGCACTTGGATTGTAGAGACTACCGGTCAGAAGCCGGATTACGTGGTAACCGGTATTGCCGGCAAGAAGGGCTTCTGCACGATTCTCGTCACCAAGGCAATGATGAACTCTGAGGTTGGGTTTGGCCGCAAGGTGCTGCAGGCACTGGAGGACAACAACATTTCCTTTGAGCATATGCCGTCCGGCATTGACACCATGACCGTTATCGTGCACGAGGACGAGTTCATGAACAAGGAACAGCAGGTCATTTCCGCTATTCATCGTCTGGCAAAGCCGGACAGCGTAGAAATCGAGTCGGATTATGCGCTGGTAGCAGTTGTCGGCCGCGGCATGCGTTCCGCCAGCGGAACCGCTGCAAAGCTGTTCTCTTCTCTGGCAGGTGCAGGCGTCAATGTCCGCATGATTGATCAGGGTTCGTCTGAACTCAACATCATCATTGGAATCAAGAACGATGATTTTGACAAGGCAATCCGTGCTATTTATGACGGCTTCGTAAGAAACCAGACCAAGTAA
- a CDS encoding cytidylate kinase-like family protein yields the protein MEGKLKYPVITISREYAAYGRTIAAGLSDRLGIPFYDKDFVKETAKQSGYSEEDIVREGEDMSPASKFMNSLLNNANAYSSSYDGIYKAQKEVVLNLAQKPCIIVGRCADHILTQKGIPAFKIFLYADEEHRLERAAELEGRPNSPELKKILVKKDQKRETYYKQYTGHPMGLYKNYTICLDTGTLGVESCIDILCTLLTENA from the coding sequence ATGGAAGGAAAACTCAAATATCCGGTAATTACAATCAGCCGCGAGTATGCCGCTTACGGCCGCACCATCGCAGCGGGTCTGTCCGACCGTCTGGGCATCCCGTTCTATGACAAGGACTTTGTTAAAGAGACCGCCAAGCAGAGCGGATATTCCGAAGAAGATATCGTGCGCGAGGGCGAGGACATGAGTCCGGCAAGCAAATTTATGAACAGCCTGCTCAACAACGCAAACGCCTATTCCAGTTCCTATGACGGCATCTACAAGGCACAGAAAGAAGTTGTTTTGAATCTGGCACAGAAGCCGTGCATTATCGTCGGCAGATGTGCTGACCATATTCTGACCCAGAAGGGCATTCCGGCATTCAAAATCTTCCTGTATGCAGACGAGGAACACCGCTTGGAACGCGCCGCAGAGCTGGAAGGCCGTCCCAATTCTCCGGAACTCAAAAAGATTCTTGTCAAAAAAGACCAGAAGCGCGAGACCTATTACAAGCAGTACACAGGTCACCCGATGGGTCTGTACAAGAACTATACCATCTGTCTGGATACCGGCACACTGGGCGTAGAGAGCTGCATTGACATTCTCTGCACCCTGCTGACTGAAAACGCTTAA
- a CDS encoding TRAP transporter permease produces the protein MNKNEEKTKLHDPDMLSADADVQADVDSVMRKYDRESNTRIWEGKPKIAITVILAAFSLWCIYVTLFATFLEEIRLTSFMGLIILMGFLIYPSKKGDQKVNHMPISDIIFMIVGVGSFFYFTFNVNQIINQGTRFTWFQIVIGILAILALIEVTRRCVGLPILIVAGVFIVYALAYGLTNPEFFGRLRYLVRNLFYTKEGIFSTPVNVCSKYIVVFIIFGAFLERTGISNFFIDLANCIAGRFAGGPAKVSVISSALCGMVSGSSVGNTVTTGSVTIPMMKKTGYKPEFAGAVEATSSTGGQIMPPIMGAAAFLMADFVGVPYSSIIGRAILPAILYFAGIFISVHLEAKKLDLHGMPKEQLPKARKLVKKIYLLLPLIMLVVWVSGNFMTMQKAASLAIVLTVVVSLFNKDNRITPGKILEALEAGGKSAITVGAACGVAGIISGTITMTGLANDIINAIVSVAGDRLIIALILTMLCCIVLGMGVPTTANYCIMAATTAPILIRMGVPVMAAHFFVFYFGIVADITPPVALAAYAGSAIAKSNPMKTAFNASKLAVAAFIVPYMFCFNPAMLLIDTTAIQVVQIAITAFIGIFALAAALEGYCFANMNAVIRIVIAAGGLLLIHPALATDLVGLIIVFVSLGFQYVLSKKRKAAAQ, from the coding sequence GTGAATAAGAACGAAGAAAAAACCAAGCTGCATGATCCGGACATGCTTTCTGCAGATGCGGATGTGCAGGCTGATGTGGACTCCGTCATGCGAAAATATGACAGAGAGTCCAACACCCGTATCTGGGAGGGCAAGCCGAAGATTGCAATTACTGTCATTCTCGCCGCGTTCTCTCTGTGGTGTATCTATGTCACATTGTTCGCAACATTTTTGGAAGAAATCCGTTTGACTTCTTTCATGGGTCTCATTATTTTGATGGGATTTTTGATTTATCCGTCTAAGAAGGGCGATCAGAAAGTCAATCACATGCCGATCAGCGACATTATTTTTATGATCGTCGGTGTCGGCTCCTTCTTTTACTTTACGTTTAACGTCAATCAGATTATCAATCAGGGCACCCGCTTTACGTGGTTCCAGATTGTCATCGGTATTCTTGCGATTCTCGCACTGATTGAAGTGACCCGCCGCTGTGTTGGTCTGCCGATTTTGATTGTTGCCGGTGTTTTCATCGTATACGCACTGGCATACGGCCTGACAAATCCGGAATTCTTTGGCAGACTGCGCTATCTCGTGCGCAACCTGTTTTACACCAAGGAAGGCATCTTTTCCACTCCGGTAAATGTCTGCTCCAAATATATCGTTGTATTTATTATTTTCGGCGCGTTTTTGGAGCGCACTGGCATCTCCAACTTCTTTATTGATCTGGCGAACTGCATCGCAGGACGCTTTGCAGGCGGCCCTGCCAAGGTTTCGGTTATCTCCTCCGCTCTGTGCGGCATGGTATCCGGCTCCTCTGTCGGCAACACGGTAACGACCGGTTCCGTCACCATCCCGATGATGAAGAAAACCGGCTATAAGCCGGAGTTCGCCGGCGCTGTTGAAGCAACCTCCTCCACCGGCGGTCAGATCATGCCGCCGATCATGGGTGCTGCTGCCTTCCTGATGGCGGACTTTGTCGGCGTACCGTACTCCAGCATTATCGGCCGCGCCATCCTGCCGGCCATCCTGTATTTTGCAGGCATTTTCATTTCGGTTCATCTGGAAGCGAAAAAGCTGGATCTGCACGGCATGCCGAAGGAACAGCTCCCGAAGGCAAGAAAGCTGGTAAAGAAAATTTATCTGCTGCTTCCGCTGATTATGCTCGTTGTTTGGGTGTCCGGCAACTTCATGACCATGCAGAAAGCCGCTTCCCTCGCCATCGTACTGACGGTGGTTGTCAGCCTGTTCAACAAGGACAACCGCATCACACCGGGCAAGATTCTCGAAGCACTGGAAGCCGGCGGCAAGAGTGCCATCACCGTAGGCGCTGCATGCGGCGTTGCAGGTATTATCTCCGGCACCATCACCATGACCGGTCTTGCCAATGACATCATCAATGCCATTGTCAGCGTTGCCGGTGACCGCCTGATTATCGCACTGATTCTTACCATGCTGTGCTGTATTGTTCTGGGCATGGGTGTTCCGACAACTGCAAACTACTGCATCATGGCCGCTACCACTGCTCCGATTCTGATTCGCATGGGCGTTCCGGTTATGGCTGCACACTTCTTTGTATTCTACTTCGGCATCGTCGCAGATATCACCCCGCCGGTTGCGCTGGCAGCCTACGCAGGTTCTGCCATTGCCAAGAGCAACCCGATGAAAACCGCATTCAACGCGTCCAAGCTCGCCGTTGCCGCATTTATCGTACCGTACATGTTCTGCTTCAACCCTGCTATGCTGCTGATCGACACGACAGCCATTCAGGTTGTACAGATTGCCATTACTGCATTCATCGGTATCTTTGCGCTGGCCGCTGCACTGGAAGGCTACTGCTTCGCCAATATGAACGCTGTCATCCGCATTGTTATCGCTGCCGGCGGTCTGCTGCTCATTCATCCGGCACTGGCAACGGATCTTGTCGGTCTGATTATCGTATTTGTAAGCCTTGGATTCCAGTATGTGCTTTCTAAAAAGCGGAAAGCTGCCGCGCAGTAA
- a CDS encoding TAXI family TRAP transporter solute-binding subunit has product MKKFRFKLISLFLAVMMVFCLSGCSESQTRMMFGTGGTAGTYYSYGGILAQYMKTYAGVRTTAVSTGGSKVNIQSIQDGDFQLGFTQSDVMTYAWNGTRAFEQDGPTHDFRTLGALYAETVQLLTMDEDITSVEDLRGKRVSIGQAGSGTYFNAVDVLEGAGMTIEDIKPQYQSFEDSKESLKDGKIDAAFIVAGPPTSAITELATTNGVNLINIDGTVRDNILSKCPYYKTYTIPADTYPGQAEPVNTITVQATVVVSAQANEDTVYKLTSAIFDHVDDITKENAKGAELKLETATSITTVPYHAGAAKYYAEHGITVNTDE; this is encoded by the coding sequence GTGAAGAAATTCCGATTCAAACTGATCAGCTTGTTTCTCGCTGTCATGATGGTCTTTTGTCTGAGCGGCTGTTCCGAGTCGCAGACCAGAATGATGTTCGGCACTGGCGGTACTGCCGGCACGTATTATTCATACGGCGGCATCCTCGCGCAGTACATGAAAACATATGCTGGCGTACGCACAACCGCGGTATCGACCGGCGGTTCTAAGGTCAACATCCAGAGCATTCAGGATGGAGACTTCCAGCTCGGATTCACGCAATCCGATGTTATGACATACGCTTGGAACGGAACCCGCGCATTTGAGCAGGACGGCCCGACACATGATTTCCGTACCCTCGGCGCCTTGTATGCGGAAACCGTACAGCTGCTCACAATGGATGAGGACATCACCTCGGTAGAAGATCTGCGCGGCAAGCGCGTATCCATCGGTCAGGCCGGTTCTGGCACGTATTTTAACGCAGTGGATGTTCTGGAAGGCGCAGGCATGACCATTGAGGACATCAAGCCGCAGTATCAGTCGTTCGAGGACTCGAAGGAGTCTCTGAAGGACGGCAAGATTGATGCCGCATTTATTGTCGCAGGTCCTCCGACCTCTGCGATTACTGAGCTTGCCACGACAAACGGCGTCAACCTCATCAACATTGACGGCACCGTTCGTGACAACATCCTGTCCAAGTGCCCGTACTACAAGACCTATACCATTCCGGCGGATACCTATCCAGGACAGGCGGAACCGGTCAACACCATCACGGTACAGGCTACCGTTGTCGTCTCTGCACAGGCAAATGAAGATACCGTTTACAAGCTGACCTCGGCTATTTTTGACCATGTCGATGACATCACAAAGGAAAATGCCAAGGGCGCAGAGCTGAAACTGGAAACCGCGACGAGCATCACGACGGTTCCCTATCACGCAGGCGCAGCAAAGTACTATGCGGAACACGGCATCACCGTGAATACAGATGAATAA
- a CDS encoding LacI family DNA-binding transcriptional regulator yields MVTMQQIADACGVSRGTVDRALHNKPGIRPEVADRVREKARDMGYISSRLMPSLLNTWKIGVVLHSAASDFVKELAHLFEQFPNSSLLPVKIILRTMDGVDIQHQLALIDELVEIEHIDALALMPLANSLIREKINQISEKNGIPVVTLNTDIGDANRLAYIGPDDIAAGRSAAALMGMLTGGRGHILPILGQQSGHYADSQRLTGFLEEMSANYPDIEILHPECCFLDGELAKRITCRAIQADPELNGIFVSSMGRRGVAKALQETGTAGKIHVIIHDITPSNLSLVRQGIVDFVIGQDIETQGTRPIQILYEYLSNHQMPEQRIQLTDISIKFRCNIPSEA; encoded by the coding sequence ATGGTAACAATGCAGCAAATTGCAGATGCCTGCGGCGTCTCCCGCGGCACGGTAGACCGTGCCCTACACAACAAACCCGGCATTCGTCCGGAGGTCGCCGACCGTGTCCGTGAAAAAGCACGGGATATGGGGTATATTTCGTCGCGGCTCATGCCCTCTCTGCTCAATACGTGGAAAATCGGCGTTGTTCTGCACTCTGCCGCTTCCGATTTCGTCAAAGAATTGGCACATTTATTTGAGCAGTTCCCAAACAGCAGCTTGCTTCCCGTCAAAATTATCCTGCGCACCATGGACGGCGTGGACATTCAGCATCAATTGGCGCTGATTGACGAGCTGGTAGAAATCGAACACATTGATGCGCTCGCCCTCATGCCGCTGGCGAACAGCTTAATCCGCGAAAAAATCAATCAAATCAGTGAAAAAAACGGCATTCCCGTTGTCACATTGAATACCGACATCGGCGATGCCAATCGTCTCGCGTACATTGGTCCGGATGACATTGCTGCCGGACGGTCTGCCGCGGCGCTGATGGGCATGCTGACCGGCGGACGCGGGCACATTCTCCCGATTCTCGGTCAGCAGAGCGGTCACTATGCCGACAGCCAACGCCTAACCGGATTTCTGGAAGAAATGTCCGCCAACTATCCAGATATTGAAATTCTGCATCCGGAATGCTGTTTTTTGGATGGAGAGCTTGCCAAACGCATCACTTGCCGCGCAATTCAGGCGGATCCGGAATTAAACGGCATCTTTGTTTCTTCTATGGGACGCCGCGGCGTCGCAAAGGCTTTGCAGGAGACCGGCACTGCCGGAAAAATCCACGTAATTATTCACGACATTACCCCGTCCAATCTTTCTCTTGTCAGGCAGGGCATTGTCGATTTTGTCATCGGGCAGGACATCGAAACACAGGGCACCCGCCCGATTCAGATTCTGTATGAGTATTTGTCCAACCATCAAATGCCGGAGCAGCGTATTCAGCTGACAGACATCTCCATCAAGTTCCGCTGCAATATCCCGTCGGAAGCATAA
- a CDS encoding sugar phosphate isomerase/epimerase family protein has product MRLGFNEANDRFCQGHTVMQDLELCEKYGFDCIDIQSECLNRDLEKGIVTIEELGTWFATHHLKMLSYNALCFFNMKQTAEEKQAVMDELDEIIRRCNILGCKMIVVVPSQDMKARGLQPTRKEIREDAVAVLKEMVKKVEPHGIKLSLEFCGAPDMTINRFEDAYAIVEAVDSPLVGVTLDQYHFYAMGSGWESLEKADGKKIFVWHLNGTEDMPCGAYYNNDEKRLWPDAEGDCLPHARYADTLKKIGFEGDCCTIEIFRPAYYEMTQEENVKKSAEVTRAHVEKYCK; this is encoded by the coding sequence ATGAGATTAGGTTTTAATGAGGCAAACGACCGCTTTTGTCAGGGACACACGGTGATGCAGGATCTGGAGCTTTGCGAGAAGTACGGCTTTGACTGCATCGACATCCAGTCCGAGTGCCTGAACCGCGATTTGGAAAAAGGCATCGTGACCATCGAAGAGCTGGGTACATGGTTCGCAACGCATCATCTGAAGATGCTGTCTTACAATGCACTGTGCTTCTTCAATATGAAGCAGACGGCAGAGGAAAAGCAGGCAGTGATGGACGAACTGGACGAAATCATCCGCCGCTGCAACATTCTGGGCTGCAAAATGATTGTTGTCGTTCCGTCTCAGGACATGAAGGCACGCGGCCTGCAGCCGACGCGCAAGGAAATCCGTGAGGATGCCGTTGCCGTTCTGAAGGAAATGGTGAAGAAGGTAGAGCCGCACGGCATCAAGCTGAGCTTGGAGTTCTGCGGTGCACCGGATATGACCATCAACCGCTTTGAAGATGCCTATGCCATTGTGGAGGCTGTTGACTCTCCGCTGGTTGGCGTGACGCTGGATCAGTACCACTTCTACGCAATGGGCTCCGGATGGGAGTCTCTGGAGAAGGCTGACGGCAAGAAAATTTTTGTATGGCATCTGAACGGCACGGAGGATATGCCGTGCGGTGCATACTACAATAACGATGAAAAGCGCCTGTGGCCGGATGCAGAAGGCGATTGCCTGCCGCACGCACGCTATGCAGACACGCTGAAGAAAATCGGATTTGAGGGCGACTGCTGCACCATCGAAATCTTCCGTCCGGCATACTATGAGATGACGCAGGAAGAAAACGTAAAGAAGTCCGCAGAGGTTACCCGCGCACATGTGGAAAAGTACTGCAAATAA
- a CDS encoding 3'-5' exonuclease yields MKFTAIDFETANASMLSACSIGVVEFEDNVPVKETITLIRPPEEYGKFNWYNVRIHGIKKNMVKDAPTFDQVWERIHSSIENQLIVCHNAAFDTAVLCKLLEYYGIPVPNFDYVCTVKISQLLWPEMQNHKLDTVCSDLDIRLNHHEALSDARACGLIFAQALKSQHCFQTEDLMDALEMRIGHVSQAGRQSCSTSAEIRKKIQSEKKKQESRRRYYAKRRLTAEKGAKHS; encoded by the coding sequence TTGAAATTCACAGCAATTGATTTTGAAACCGCTAATGCATCCATGCTCAGCGCCTGCTCAATCGGCGTCGTTGAGTTTGAAGATAACGTTCCAGTCAAGGAAACCATCACGTTGATTCGTCCACCGGAGGAATATGGAAAATTCAACTGGTACAACGTCCGCATTCACGGCATCAAAAAGAATATGGTAAAAGATGCTCCGACCTTTGACCAAGTTTGGGAGCGCATTCACAGCAGCATTGAAAACCAGCTTATTGTTTGCCACAACGCCGCGTTTGACACGGCCGTTCTGTGCAAGCTGCTGGAGTACTACGGCATTCCGGTGCCGAACTTCGATTACGTCTGCACGGTGAAAATTTCCCAGCTGCTCTGGCCGGAAATGCAGAATCATAAGCTGGATACCGTGTGCAGCGATTTGGACATTCGCCTCAATCATCACGAAGCATTGTCTGACGCGCGCGCGTGCGGTCTCATCTTTGCGCAGGCGCTCAAGAGTCAGCACTGTTTCCAGACCGAAGATTTAATGGATGCTCTGGAAATGCGCATCGGACATGTTTCACAGGCAGGACGGCAAAGCTGCTCTACTTCGGCAGAAATTCGCAAAAAAATTCAGTCGGAAAAGAAAAAACAGGAAAGTCGGCGGCGCTACTATGCCAAGCGCCGGTTGACCGCAGAGAAAGGAGCCAAACACTCATGA
- a CDS encoding DUF2461 domain-containing protein — protein MIFQEFTPQMLDFLAENHIRNSKVWYEEHKADCRRLAIEPFYHLTEHLAPTMLEIDPQFVVTPYKVLSRVRRDNRFTKNKDLYRDHLWLTFRHPKKHLSDSLCYYFEIEQEGWGYGVGYYHIPTDVRDEFRRMILHHDMRYQQARQALEQTPAFSLYGDCYKRPPFPDAPESEQTWLNRKNIGVSYFCDDHTALFDGSFYDIMIYHLKRIAPFYYFLRTAEERVRHQ, from the coding sequence ATGATATTTCAAGAATTTACCCCGCAAATGCTGGATTTTCTCGCAGAAAATCACATCCGCAACAGCAAAGTCTGGTACGAAGAACACAAAGCAGACTGCCGCAGGCTTGCCATCGAGCCGTTTTATCATTTGACCGAGCATCTGGCGCCGACCATGCTGGAAATCGACCCGCAGTTTGTCGTGACGCCGTACAAAGTGCTCAGCCGCGTGCGCCGCGACAACCGCTTCACCAAAAACAAAGACTTATACCGTGACCATCTCTGGCTGACCTTCCGTCATCCAAAAAAGCATTTGAGTGATTCTCTGTGCTATTATTTTGAAATCGAACAGGAAGGCTGGGGCTATGGCGTGGGCTATTATCACATTCCCACTGATGTCCGCGATGAATTTCGCCGGATGATTTTGCATCATGACATGCGGTATCAGCAGGCAAGACAAGCTCTTGAACAGACACCGGCCTTTTCCCTGTACGGCGACTGCTACAAGCGTCCGCCGTTTCCCGATGCGCCGGAGAGCGAACAAACATGGTTAAATCGAAAAAATATTGGCGTCAGTTACTTCTGTGACGACCATACCGCCTTGTTTGACGGCTCATTCTATGATATAATGATATATCATCTGAAGCGAATTGCGCCGTTTTACTATTTTCTTCGCACGGCCGAAGAGCGGGTTCGCCATCAATAA
- a CDS encoding prohibitin family protein, translated as MEKETKQETQDKQEKPKRNKKKIAIIAVLVIIAGAFCATSLDRVGQGEVGVVYTMRSGVQDKTLSPGYHFIAPWATVKHYPVAQQQLVLSDNPEDYHGDESADWHVDAPANGGMVKLNMTVNYNFIPDRVTDLYEKFNGMDGDQIVDTMVQNSIIAYIKEVTPQFSVMDIYSDKRSEVSKTITEYLNAKLTEEYGINISSALIIDVQLDEALQEKVKAKEQAKQDAEKAELDKQTAIAQGEADKARAEAAAAVTITNAKAEAEANKIISDSITDNLIRMTEAEARKKHGWVTVKGADTVVADATKGQ; from the coding sequence ATGGAAAAAGAGACCAAGCAGGAAACACAGGATAAGCAGGAAAAGCCAAAGAGAAACAAGAAGAAAATCGCGATAATTGCGGTGCTTGTTATTATCGCAGGCGCTTTCTGCGCCACATCCCTCGATCGCGTCGGACAGGGCGAGGTCGGCGTCGTGTACACGATGCGCAGCGGCGTACAGGACAAAACGCTGTCACCGGGCTATCACTTTATTGCGCCGTGGGCAACGGTCAAGCATTATCCGGTTGCACAGCAGCAGTTGGTGCTGTCCGACAATCCGGAGGATTACCACGGGGACGAAAGTGCAGATTGGCATGTGGACGCGCCGGCAAATGGCGGCATGGTGAAGCTGAATATGACGGTCAACTACAATTTCATTCCGGACCGCGTGACGGATCTGTATGAGAAATTCAATGGCATGGACGGCGACCAGATTGTGGATACCATGGTGCAGAACAGCATCATCGCGTACATCAAGGAAGTGACACCGCAATTTTCGGTCATGGACATTTACAGCGACAAGCGTTCGGAGGTCAGCAAGACCATTACAGAATATCTGAACGCCAAGCTGACCGAGGAGTACGGCATCAATATTTCCTCCGCACTGATTATTGACGTACAGCTGGATGAAGCCCTGCAGGAAAAGGTAAAGGCGAAGGAACAGGCCAAGCAGGATGCAGAAAAAGCCGAGCTGGACAAACAGACCGCCATTGCGCAGGGTGAAGCGGACAAGGCGCGTGCAGAAGCCGCAGCAGCGGTTACGATTACCAATGCAAAGGCGGAAGCAGAGGCAAACAAAATCATCTCCGACTCCATCACGGACAATTTGATTCGTATGACGGAGGCTGAGGCGCGCAAAAAGCACGGATGGGTCACCGTAAAGGGTGCAGATACCGTGGTTGCCGATGCGACAAAAGGACAATAA
- a CDS encoding Lrp/AsnC family transcriptional regulator → MHRILQLLEQDARITPARIAKMLGMTEQEVKDSIRKYEQDDVILGYKAIVDWGKIKRDNVTALIEVRVRPQTGAGFDELAQRIYNHKQVVDMYLMSGSFDFTIIVNGRSLQEVSRFVSENLAPMENIISTSTHFVLKTYKNAGIAFNPIDEREDFRND, encoded by the coding sequence ATGCATAGAATTTTACAGCTGCTGGAACAGGATGCCCGTATTACACCGGCTCGCATTGCGAAGATGCTTGGCATGACCGAGCAGGAGGTAAAAGACAGCATTCGCAAGTATGAGCAAGATGATGTCATTCTGGGCTATAAGGCGATTGTTGACTGGGGCAAGATCAAGCGCGATAACGTCACTGCGTTGATTGAGGTTCGCGTTAGACCGCAGACCGGCGCCGGATTCGATGAGCTGGCACAGCGCATTTATAACCACAAGCAGGTTGTAGATATGTATCTGATGAGCGGTTCGTTTGACTTTACGATTATTGTCAATGGCCGTTCCCTGCAGGAGGTTTCCCGTTTTGTATCGGAGAATCTGGCTCCGATGGAGAACATTATCTCGACCTCGACACACTTTGTGCTTAAGACTTACAAGAACGCAGGCATTGCGTTCAACCCGATTGACGAAAGAGAGGATTTCCGGAATGATTGA